A genomic stretch from Streptomyces venezuelae ATCC 10712 includes:
- a CDS encoding ABC transporter permease, producing MATTLVPPRRPAPPVALAVESLAVAGRRLNRLRQAPGRLIGIIMNPLVSMIVLGYLFQGSLSVTGGSDYQTYMFAGVAAQVGLAGIGPTAVAVAADLRGGLVDRFRSLPIARPSVLLGHTLGDLAVGLIGLAVVTALGVLFGWRPERGPLAVFAGFALLAVFMYAMLWVGVLLGLFSRNMETINVVAGLVTVLLSFLSNAFQSVDRLPSWLRPIADWNPVSAVVTRTRELWGNPTATGGSFPGEHASLAVAISLSAVFVVTVLLSLRRFRTAAS from the coding sequence ATGGCGACGACCCTCGTCCCGCCGCGCAGGCCCGCGCCGCCCGTCGCGCTGGCCGTGGAGTCCCTCGCGGTCGCGGGCCGGCGACTCAACCGGCTGCGCCAGGCCCCCGGCCGGCTCATCGGCATCATCATGAACCCGCTCGTCTCGATGATCGTGCTCGGCTACCTCTTCCAGGGGTCCCTGTCGGTCACCGGCGGCTCCGACTACCAGACGTACATGTTCGCCGGCGTGGCCGCCCAGGTCGGGCTCGCCGGCATCGGCCCCACCGCCGTGGCCGTCGCCGCCGACCTCCGCGGCGGGCTCGTGGACCGGTTCCGCAGCCTGCCGATCGCCCGGCCGTCGGTCCTGCTCGGCCACACCCTCGGCGACCTCGCCGTCGGGCTCATCGGGCTCGCCGTCGTCACGGCCCTCGGCGTGCTCTTCGGCTGGCGGCCCGAGCGCGGCCCGCTCGCCGTGTTCGCCGGCTTCGCGCTGCTCGCCGTGTTCATGTACGCCATGCTCTGGGTCGGCGTCCTGCTGGGCCTGTTCTCCCGCAACATGGAGACCATCAACGTGGTCGCGGGGCTCGTCACCGTCCTGCTCTCCTTCCTGTCCAACGCCTTCCAGTCCGTCGACCGGCTGCCGTCCTGGCTGCGTCCGATCGCCGACTGGAACCCGGTGAGCGCCGTCGTCACCCGGACCCGCGAGCTGTGGGGCAACCCCACGGCCACCGGCGGGAGTTTCCCGGGCGAGCACGCGTCCCTAGCCGTCGCGATCTCGCTGAGCGCCGTCTTCGTCGTCACCGTGCTGCTCAGCCTGCGCCGCTTCCGCACAGCGGCCTCGTGA